The Oryza brachyantha chromosome 6, ObraRS2, whole genome shotgun sequence region ATGACTGCCGAAACTGGCACATATCGTTGGATGGCTCCTGAGGTAatctttctaaattatatatattcaacagAAATTCCATTTTTGCATAGAGGAGATCGCAAGTAtttcccttttcttctctAATGATGATAGTTTATCGAATTTAGTGGTAGATTTTTTCCCAATCATCACACaattttctcaaaagaaaTTGAAGAGCTAAGCAGCAGATTGGGATACATGTTTTTCACATTCATTTCAGATGTCTGCAACATTTTTCATGTAGGTCATTGAGCACAAGCCGTACGATTCCAAGGCTGATGTCTTTAGTTTTGGAGTTGTTTTGTGGGAGCTGCTTACAGGGAAGGTATTATTGGTTCATTGGCTAGTGCTTTTCTCTTGGAATAAAATTGTCTGCTGCCAATTTACTTATGtttttcacatatttttctagattccTTACGAGTTTCTAACACCACTCCAAGCAGCCATTGGTGTTGTTCAAGAGGTAAAGAGAAGCTGAAATTGTTGCTTTACTTGCTATTATTTGACATCTCAAATCCAGCTGCAAGATCATCAAGCGTACATCTTTGCTTTGTTCGTTCCTTTCTTCATAGAACTAGTTATCTTATGATTTGCGTTTCactctaattaaatactatataatcaggctatatgtatttttatccTAATGTTGAACAGCTTtgtgataattaaataaacaaatggtTGAAATGGCAGGGTCTAAGACCAGTTATCCCGAAGGGCACAGATCCTAAGCTTGCCCTGCTGCTTGAGAGTTGCTGGCAACAAAATCCTGTCAACAGACCAGACTTCGtacaaattttgcaaaagctTGATGAAATTGCTGAGGAGGTAGGCATCTCCGGCCTCTTTTTCCCATGTCTTTGAATCCCAAATGTTCAAATTCTTGCGTGATGACCTGATGGTGTACCAAACATACTGGCAGCATGGCGTTGATCCTAACCATCCCCAtaaggagaaggagaaaggAGGCTTCTTTACTTTCGGGAAGGGACATTGAGCAATTTATAATAACTGAAATTGTACATTGTTTTCTGTGGTTTTACTTCTTGCTAGATAGATTCAGggtatattatttatacagTGTGGTAGCTGACTGGCAGATCATTTGGCCCCAATTTGTATTTTCCATCCAATGTAAAGCCAAGTAATCCTGTATTTTTCAATTGCTGTGCACAATGGAAAGCAGAAAATTGTAGTGAAATTGCAGCGTATTATTTTGGACCTTATTGGAAGCTTCTTTTGCCATTAGCACTCTGCAACAGTATTGTAATCACACAGATACCATTGTCATGTTGCCAAGGAAGGCTATGAACATGAAAGGACATTTCCAAATGAAGCACAAAAACCTAGTCTCCAAGCTAACGCCATTCGACCTTTCAAGACCCATTTATTCAGTACTCTTGTGATGTATCATATTCGAGAAGACCACATAATGTACAAGTCCTTGgcagattatttttcagaaatGCAGAAAATCTTTCAAGCAATGTTACTGGTTGGTCGGTAGTTCATTCTCCCTCCAGGCAGAAAATCCACCGGCGATGTCTGTTACAGCAGTAAAACCCTGAAAAATTGCACAAGATCAATCATCTCGAATGACAGGAGCCTATGAACTGGTAAGTGCAATACAGAGCTGATGAGATGAGCATGCTTACAGCAGAGCAGAGTTCAGATGCTGCCATGAGAGATCTCTTGCCACTTTGGCATCCCTGGAATTAACAAGTGAAAGTTTTCAGAAAGTATGCTAAATTGTTAAGAAGTATGATTGTAAATATCATAAATCATTTCGTAATCACAGCGTTTATTTGGTATACGTACAACGATGATCTCATCCTCCTTCCCAAAGGTAGCTGACACTTTCTCAAGAAAATGTGTGTTTTTTGTCAGTCCTAGTAATGGTAAACAAATAATGTTTAGATGCGAACCAGCAATTAAttagagtatatatatgaatatgaattCAATATGGCAGCATTCAGAAAGGGTTCCATTCACTCAAACAGACAAATTGATGCACAGTAAGGTATCACTAGTGTAAAGCAGCATCCTGATGAGATAACTTCTTAAATGGATTTGATCTAGCTGGTAACctgagaatgaaaaaaaaatgatatgctTCTGTCCTATCTGTTCCAGGGACCAGCTGTAGGAGATCCAAATCAGAAACGCAACTAGCTCATGGTCTCAACTCAAAGCAATACCACTTGCCCCTTTGCAACTGCGAAACGCTGGTTTTCTGTCCAGTTTGGTGTTTTGTAGGACTACATGTTGACAGCGAaatgcattcatgcatgcagaaGAATAGTTTTATGCTCAACTTGCATCAGAATAaaaggatgcatgcatgcatcctgaTCTCTCTAGAATTCTGTAGCCACACAACATTTTTCAATGTGACCAGATAGCTAAAGGCGAGTTTGAGGGCCACCCATAACCTTACTAGCATCTCTGGAGAGATGCGCTTCTAGCGCAGTTGGCAAAAATGTTCGCCGGTGAACATTGCACTCTGGGTTTGATTTCTGAACTTCTCATCTTTCGCCCGGATTAAATAAAGGGTTAGAAATACGTGGCTCCTCCTTTCTTAATTCCATTGAATGACTAGCTCCTTCTAGCCATCCCAGCACTAGCATCTCAGGACTTCTCGTTGACGTGATATAACCTATAGCATAATATCATCTGCCATGTTCGATTGGCACGTGAATGGAAAGCTGGAAAAGCACATGCTCGTGGAAAGGCATGACTTGGGAACATTCACATCGAAATCGATGGAATCAATGCCAACATCCCGCGTTGATTATGACAACTTCTCAATCAGAGTGTAAATTAGTTGTAACAGCTCAGACAAGACAAAGCAACCAGTGAGTAAAACAATGTGCTGGGATGGTTTACCTGAGCCGGTTTTGTGCATGTATGGGATGTTTACAGCTCCAACTGGATGCCCACCAGCAAACTCACCCTCGGTTCTACAAGCAGCAaatccgatcgatcgagcacaCGATTAATTAAGCTGCAGAAATTTTCTTGAAAGACAAATCTTTGTACTCAATATGTGACACTCTACCAATGCTATTTATCCAGTTTAATTGCAGAGTCTGaataattagtacatgttcAGTAAAAAAACTGTTCTTTTTGGTTAAAAGATAGAGAAAGAGATGGTGATTTGTGCACCTGACGTCGAGATAGCGGTATCCGGCCTGCTGCAGCTCGTAGGCGACGCGCACCGGCACCGaccgcggcggcaccggcgactccgccgtcgcctccgcatGCAACGCCTTGGCGCCGCCGCATCTGGAGAAGAAGGCTTGATGGGATTGTCACCATTTCATTCCTTTTGTCACCTGGAACTAGAAATGCATGCGCGAGAAACAAGATGGAGCACCGCGACTGACCTGACGGATCCGAGCATCCTCTTGGCCGCCGtcggcatcgccgccgccgccgccgcgaacgGAGGAGGGTTTATTGCGCCATGCCGCAGCCTGTGCGAATCAAAACATAGCCCGCATTAGCagatgaaaaaagaagaagaagaagaagaagagcacgcgAGCGGATGGAAAGGAGTAGTCCGAGAACGTGCGTGGCGAGGACGACGGGGTAGGAGAGTCGCGCCAAGGTCGCCATGGATCGAACGGGATGGAGTGGAAAGTTGAAATCTTTCCTTGGCGAAGAAACGGGTGCTACAACGACAAGCTGGGTGATTGCTGAAGCGGTGATCTTGGCTTTGGCCACTGCCAactgcttatatatataatacggCTAATGCTTTGTATTTTCTCTAGTCCTCAGATTATGCTCTGATTTGGAAGCGTGATTTGCAAAATCTGACGAATGAATTAACGATcatctccttccttccttacGAGTTGTGgatgttgattttgtttaaTGGCGACGGTTGGCTGGCAATTTGGGAGCTTCACCTACACTTGTGCAGGTGTAATGAAATCCAAGAAACGGTGATGGAGCTGCCATTTCCGATGAGTCAGCAACGTCATCCATACATCGTACTACtacacatacacatacacatactGACAGACATGTACAGTGGGGCCATTCCTTCCCCACTCCTCCGTGTTTAGGATAAGAGGAgaaagatatttttgaaatgcatGGCAGCTTGTAATTTAGCATTCAGCTGTCCTCTCTTGTCAAATTGATTGTGTTCATGGACACGCATGGATACTGGATAGGAGTAGAATCACAACCCCAGTTGTGTACTTGTGTGTATTAGTACTTGCGTAATTTGGTTTGAGATTTCAATGCACGTCTAAATAACTGGATGAGAAACATCAATGGGTCTTGTGGCTAACTCCACGAGATGATGTGCTAGCTAGTCTAGATTCGAAGCCTCACTCGCTCATTTCTgtctatttaattaattttagattcttCCTTAGTATccaagttttttaaattaccacctcatatttataagtagcttttgtttatacttataagtcaaaatttaaaattttaatcttaaatttaaagattttttttagcttatagacataagtaaatgaaaagatgagtgTTATTACATTAGTAATTTCATCTGAGCAAATAGATTTGCTTATCTCAGGTTGGTTTTACCTTTTTTGCGACACTATGGTATTTCGGTAGCAGATAAGCTTGTGATTTATCCATTCAATTCTTATATTGTCCTCCTCAAGTTTTCTCTCCAACTCATGTCAATCTTGCTTACACAATTCGGAAGCCCATCCTGAAAAAGCCCACGCATGGGCTCCACCAAATGCAAATTCTTCATCTGATTTGCTTTCTAACATCGCTGCTAAACGGCTGACCTCCTCTAGAATCGTGGCATGGCTAGCCACTCTGCCTGCCCCTGTGTGCTCAGGATCCTGATACTGTAAACCACATCCTCCTCGGTTGCGTCTTCGCTCGACAGGTCTAGTTCCATGTGTTGTCGCACCCTGCCTGATCTACCCTCTCTCCACTCCGTGGTAGCTGGCTTCAGAATTGGTGGCCATCCTCTAGAGCATGCCTACCTGAGTATCTCTGTGCCGGCTTCGACTACTTGGTACTCCTGGTATCTTAGGCAATTGTGGAAGGAACAAAACCTTAAGGTCTTCGACCGTGTGCTTTATTCGGTCCCAGCAGTTCTAGAGTCCATTCTCCTGGAGGGCAATCTATGGTTAGCCGCTGGCGCCACTGCTTTTGGGTCCTTCTGGGAGTGTAGTATGGCTCTGCCCCCCACTTATGCGggatatttaatgatttgtcAGTCTTAGAGGTGGCACTTAATATGTATGCCTGGACCCACTTGCCATAGACACAGGGAGTGacaaattattaaaatgagtaaaaagttaaatgcccccaCTTTTGCTGTTTggagtttgttttttcctacCTAAcgttttctcttcctttttcttgccttcgatttttatgtttgttttattccTCCCCCCATTCTGACTAATTATGTTATGtatcaaaacttttatatattgacGTGTAATTCTTTGCgcattaggaaaaaaaaaaagaaacccaCGCATGAGTCAGCCCAACTCCATCTTGCACCTTTGTCGCCCACATGAGATCATAGTTGGCCCGGTTCGATCTATGGGCCAAAAAGCTTAGTCTGCAGCCCATCAAACTGACGGCCTTTTGTATATCATCTTATACTAGTAGGATTCTTTCTTTCTACGGCGCGGGCACACGAAAAGAACCTAATGAGGcacaataatttattattattattattattgttgttgttattattCTGGCTTTGCGATTTACATGCACTGATCAGATTATCTCAACTGAACAGACCAGCATATATAGTACACCAGTATGCATGAAGAATGAGAATCAATTTAATTGAaacccagaaaaaaaattaatgaaaaaactgaAAGACTAACAGAGGCTACAGCAACACGAAATTAACAAAAGCAGAAAAGATGAGCAATAATCTCAGCATCAGCTGCTGTAATGGGCCAGCTGCTTGAAGCTGATGGGCTCGGTGAAACGGGCCGGCCCATCGTAGTAGGCCTTGGCGGCGACCTTGTTGGCCTGCTGCGACGGGTGCACGCTGTCCCAGAACACGTAGCGGTCGCGGTCGCCGCAGAGCGTCGCCCCGCGCTGgcacgccgcctccgcgcccagcctgccgccgccgcagcacgcGCTGTCGACGTTGGCGTAGCCGGCGGCGCCCGGGTTGGCGAGGGTGACCTGCGTCAGGGCGTAGGAGTCGGCGATGGAGTAGGCGAGGCCCGGCAGCCGCGCGGCgag contains the following coding sequences:
- the LOC102701180 gene encoding thiosulfate sulfurtransferase 16, chloroplastic-like produces the protein MATLARLSYPVVLATLRHGAINPPPFAAAAAAMPTAAKRMLGSVRCGGAKALHAEATAESPVPPRSVPVRVAYELQQAGYRYLDVRTEGEFAGGHPVGAVNIPYMHKTGSGLTKNTHFLEKVSATFGKEDEIIVGCQSGKRSLMAASELCSAGFTAVTDIAGGFSAWRENELPTNQ